Proteins from a single region of Chryseobacterium sp. W4I1:
- the hisIE gene encoding bifunctional phosphoribosyl-AMP cyclohydrolase/phosphoribosyl-ATP diphosphatase HisIE — MKIDFNKDNGLVPVIIQDSRTQQVLMLGYMNEEALEKTEKEGIVTFFSRSKNRLWTKGEESGNFLTVKNISIDCDQDTILIQAVPKNTVCHTGSFSCFGEKESKGFLYEIEDKISDRIDRKAEDSYTYSLYQRGINKMAQKVGEEAVELVIEAKDSNDDLFKNEAADLLYHFLILLKAKGFSMEDIEGVLSDRDR; from the coding sequence ATGAAAATAGATTTTAATAAAGATAACGGCCTGGTCCCGGTAATTATTCAGGACAGCAGAACCCAACAGGTATTGATGCTGGGCTATATGAATGAAGAGGCTCTTGAAAAAACAGAAAAGGAAGGCATTGTCACTTTTTTCAGCCGTTCCAAAAATCGACTTTGGACAAAGGGCGAAGAATCCGGGAACTTCCTGACTGTTAAAAATATTAGTATAGATTGTGATCAGGATACGATACTCATTCAGGCGGTTCCGAAAAACACCGTTTGTCACACCGGAAGCTTCAGTTGTTTCGGAGAAAAAGAATCCAAAGGGTTTCTGTATGAAATTGAAGACAAGATAAGTGACAGAATAGACCGCAAGGCTGAAGATTCGTACACGTATTCGCTGTATCAGAGGGGAATTAACAAAATGGCCCAGAAAGTAGGAGAAGAGGCTGTAGAGCTTGTTATTGAAGCCAAAGATAGTAATGATGATCTTTTTAAAAACGAAGCCGCAGATTTGCTGTATCACTTTCTGATTCTCCTTAAGGCGAAAGGGTTTTCTATGGAGGATATAGAAGGAGTTCTTAGCGATAGGGATAGATAG
- a CDS encoding T9SS type A sorting domain-containing protein yields the protein MKKFYSGALVLCTVFGLSAQEVLWQKDIKSSTQDFLSQITTTIDQQYLITGSSIQSSKIQEGNKQNNGYDFHVVKLNQQGEEVWEKYFSGQNHDYLSASVATQEGGFLLAGTSYSGKGLDKKEDSKGGSDIWLIRINEFGDELWQKTLGTSSDEEARSVIQTTDFGFFVAGNVQNSANGYGSKDVLIVKLDKNGKELSQSILGGKGLDEVEKMIPTKDGGALLGIYSRSTTGGSKKTENFGEGDYWIIKLSKDGKIEWEKNFGGKGDDHIRTLSLTSAGYLIGGESRSERSGNKTVGIEEGTDLWLISLNERGEEIWQKTYNFGNRDILMGTSVIQSQDRGAKNQDVTKGILLGGYTQAEGKIETDDETFWMLYFNSDGNEQWRKHVKGESRKREERLSDIKLNRDGSIILAGTSAEELGKENWKIVKLGDKQLDQLIEKQDVKIYPNPVSDYAYVEIGFDFKEADIMLYDMGGRQLQSLKTKNKVTKINTQNLIQGAYLVTVKTDVNKTANAKLIKK from the coding sequence ATGAAGAAATTCTACTCTGGTGCATTGGTCTTATGCACGGTCTTTGGGCTGTCTGCCCAGGAAGTTTTATGGCAGAAAGATATCAAATCCTCTACACAGGATTTTCTAAGCCAGATTACGACAACCATCGATCAGCAATATTTAATTACCGGAAGCTCAATCCAGTCTTCTAAAATTCAGGAAGGAAATAAACAGAATAATGGCTATGACTTCCATGTGGTAAAACTCAACCAACAAGGAGAAGAGGTCTGGGAAAAATATTTCTCAGGACAGAACCATGATTATCTGTCGGCTTCAGTAGCCACCCAGGAAGGAGGATTTCTTCTTGCCGGAACTTCCTATTCCGGAAAAGGTTTAGATAAAAAAGAAGATTCCAAAGGCGGATCTGATATCTGGTTAATCCGTATCAATGAATTTGGGGATGAATTATGGCAGAAAACACTCGGAACTTCTTCTGATGAAGAAGCAAGATCTGTTATTCAAACAACAGATTTCGGGTTTTTTGTAGCTGGAAACGTCCAGAACTCAGCTAACGGGTATGGTTCAAAAGATGTTTTGATTGTAAAACTCGACAAAAACGGGAAAGAACTTTCTCAATCTATTTTAGGAGGAAAAGGCTTGGATGAAGTTGAAAAAATGATTCCTACCAAAGACGGTGGAGCCTTACTGGGGATCTATTCAAGAAGCACTACAGGCGGTTCAAAGAAAACCGAAAACTTTGGCGAAGGTGATTACTGGATCATCAAACTTAGCAAAGACGGAAAAATAGAATGGGAAAAGAATTTTGGTGGAAAAGGAGATGATCACATCAGAACACTGTCATTGACATCAGCAGGCTATTTGATTGGTGGCGAATCCAGATCCGAGAGATCAGGAAATAAAACTGTTGGCATTGAAGAAGGAACCGATCTATGGCTTATTTCATTGAACGAAAGAGGGGAAGAAATCTGGCAGAAAACCTACAATTTTGGAAACCGTGATATTCTGATGGGGACAAGTGTTATTCAGAGCCAGGATCGGGGAGCCAAGAACCAAGATGTGACCAAAGGAATTCTTTTGGGTGGTTATACCCAGGCAGAAGGCAAAATTGAGACTGATGATGAAACTTTTTGGATGCTCTATTTTAACTCTGATGGAAACGAGCAATGGAGAAAACATGTCAAAGGCGAATCCAGAAAAAGAGAAGAAAGACTTTCAGATATCAAGCTGAACAGGGATGGTTCTATTATTCTGGCAGGAACCAGTGCCGAAGAACTTGGCAAAGAGAACTGGAAGATTGTGAAGCTTGGAGATAAACAACTTGATCAGTTGATTGAAAAACAGGATGTTAAAATCTACCCGAATCCGGTTTCAGATTATGCTTATGTAGAAATAGGGTTTGATTTTAAAGAGGCGGATATTATGTTGTATGATATGGGTGGAAGACAGCTTCAGAGTTTGAAGACTAAGAATAAGGTGACGAAGATTAATACCCAGAATTTGATTCAGGGGGCTTATTTAGTTACTGTAAAAACGGATGTGAATAAAACGGCTAACGCTAAATTGATTAAGAAATAA
- the hisF gene encoding imidazole glycerol phosphate synthase subunit HisF, whose product MLKKRIIPCLDIKDGTTVKGVNFQGLRNAGDPIELAVKYEQEGADELVFLDITATVEDRKTFAGLVKDIAAHLSIPFTVGGGISSVEDVRTLLEAGADKISINSSAVKNPKLIEELSKEFGSQCIVVAIDTRLTNGSDLVYVRGGKLATNLNTVAWAKEAVSLGAGEILLTSMDGDGTKNGFDIRITKLVSEAVSIPVIASGGAGNADDFVKVFNETKATGALAASIFHFNEVPIQELKKQLKTQKIPVR is encoded by the coding sequence ATGCTTAAAAAAAGAATTATTCCATGTCTCGATATCAAAGACGGGACAACGGTAAAAGGCGTCAATTTTCAAGGTTTACGCAATGCGGGTGATCCTATTGAACTTGCTGTAAAATATGAACAGGAAGGTGCAGATGAACTGGTTTTTCTGGATATTACGGCAACGGTGGAAGACCGGAAAACATTTGCCGGACTGGTGAAAGATATTGCGGCACATCTCAGTATTCCGTTTACGGTAGGAGGTGGGATTTCTTCTGTTGAAGATGTCAGAACACTTCTGGAAGCTGGCGCAGACAAGATCAGTATCAATTCTTCTGCCGTTAAAAATCCAAAACTTATCGAGGAACTATCGAAAGAATTTGGAAGTCAGTGCATCGTTGTGGCTATTGATACGAGACTTACTAATGGATCAGATCTCGTGTATGTCAGAGGTGGAAAACTAGCAACAAATTTAAATACTGTAGCATGGGCGAAAGAAGCGGTATCTTTAGGAGCCGGTGAAATTCTTCTGACCTCAATGGATGGCGACGGAACAAAAAACGGCTTCGATATTCGCATTACAAAGCTGGTTTCCGAGGCGGTCAGTATTCCTGTAATTGCTTCCGGAGGAGCTGGAAATGCAGATGACTTTGTTAAAGTGTTTAATGAGACGAAAGCTACGGGTGCATTGGCAGCCAGTATTTTCCACTTTAATGAAGTGCCCATTCAAGAATTAAAAAAACAATTAAAAACTCAAAAAATTCCTGTACGATGA
- the hisA gene encoding 1-(5-phosphoribosyl)-5-[(5-phosphoribosylamino)methylideneamino]imidazole-4-carboxamide isomerase, whose product MKIIPAIDIIDGKCVRLSKGDYSTKKIYSENPVEMAKEFESYGIQFLHLVDLDGARSKHIVNQKVLENIARETSLHIDFGGGLKTGNDIEKAFNSGAKQITLGSIAVQDPEFCFEMIQKYGSEKIILGADCENRKIKTSGWEEESNLDIIDFLLDYQEKGMVQTICTDISKDGMLEGPSSDLYQEILMKTAIKLTASGGISCIEDVHRMKEIGCSGTIIGKAIYEGKITLQQLQNYIENA is encoded by the coding sequence ATGAAAATTATTCCAGCTATTGATATTATCGACGGAAAGTGTGTCCGTCTTTCAAAAGGAGATTATTCGACCAAAAAAATATACAGCGAAAATCCGGTGGAAATGGCCAAAGAATTTGAAAGCTATGGAATTCAGTTTCTGCATCTTGTAGATCTTGACGGAGCCCGGTCCAAACACATTGTCAATCAAAAGGTGTTGGAAAATATTGCCAGGGAAACATCGCTTCACATTGATTTTGGAGGCGGATTAAAAACCGGGAATGATATAGAAAAAGCTTTTAATTCGGGAGCAAAACAGATAACGCTTGGAAGTATTGCGGTACAGGATCCTGAATTCTGTTTTGAAATGATCCAAAAATATGGCAGTGAAAAAATTATTTTAGGTGCAGATTGTGAAAACCGAAAGATAAAAACGTCCGGATGGGAAGAGGAAAGTAATTTAGATATTATTGATTTTCTGTTGGATTACCAAGAAAAAGGAATGGTTCAGACCATTTGCACGGATATTTCAAAAGATGGAATGCTGGAAGGTCCTTCTTCTGATCTATATCAAGAAATCCTGATGAAAACAGCGATAAAGCTTACGGCAAGCGGCGGTATTTCGTGCATAGAAGACGTCCACAGAATGAAAGAAATCGGATGTTCGGGAACGATTATCGGAAAAGCGATTTACGAGGGAAAAATAACATTACAACAACTTCAGAATTATATTGAAAATGCTTAA